From Drosophila virilis strain 15010-1051.87 chromosome X, Dvir_AGI_RSII-ME, whole genome shotgun sequence, the proteins below share one genomic window:
- the LOC6633793 gene encoding uncharacterized protein has protein sequence MSALSNEQRFVVLMLIGLASGAWLGAGTTAQTFTSEDRGAILKFMDVLINFLDAESDNGTSTEIPNNATTTGEVESTTLATNLTTDITVTEATTASDSTIVSSESTEATSESSTLATNETSSIGTSISTASSSTSESTTSSSTAQASVAPRRICFKRVCYKFAGDKGYIY, from the coding sequence ATGTCAGCGTTGAGCAACGAACAACGTTTTGTGGTGCTGATGCTTATTGGACTGGCGAGCGGTGCCTGGCTAGGTGCTGGCACCACAGCACAGACCTTTACGTCGGAGGATCGCGGCGCCATACTGAAATTTATGGATGTGCTGATCAATTTCCTCGATGCCGAGTCCGATAATGGCACCAGCACTGAGATCCCTAACAATGCCACCACAACTGGCGAAGTGGAGAGCACCACTTTGGCCACCAATTTGACAACGGACATCACAGTGACAGAGGCCACAACAGCGAGCGATTCGACGATTGTCAGCAGCGAGAGCACTGAGGCAACGAGTGAGAGCTCAACGCTGGCAACGAATGAAACAAGCTCAATAGGCACCAGTATCAgcaccgccagcagcagcaccagcgagagcaccaccagcagcagcaccgccCAAGCCAGTGTGGCGCCACGTCGCATTTGCTTTAAGCGTGTATGCTATAAGTTTGCGGGTGACAAGggttatatttattaa